One window of Acipenser ruthenus chromosome 17, fAciRut3.2 maternal haplotype, whole genome shotgun sequence genomic DNA carries:
- the d2hgdh gene encoding D-2-hydroxyglutarate dehydrogenase, mitochondrial isoform X2 translates to MNSISLWDNSTWKSDGNPYKGSSELLLRPRTTEEVSQILRYCNARGLAVTPQGGNTGLVGGSVPVFDEIILSTALLNQVLSFDVVSGILTCQAGCVLEALSSFVGEQDFVMPLDLGAKGSCHIGGNVATNAGGLRLLRYGPLRGTVLGLEVVLADGTVLDSQAPLRKDNTGYDLKQLFIGSEGTLGVVTAVSILCPRKPSAVNLAFLGCATFPQVLETFQLCRGMLGEVLSAFEFLDSACMKLVQDHLKLTNPIKESPFYILIETSGSSAAHDEEKLHRFLQEVMTSSLVADGTVATEDSKIKALWALRERITEALTHDGCVYKYDLSLPVQHIYQLVEDMQEHLGTRAKNVVGYGHLGDGNLHLNITSPSHDPALLAAIEPYVYEWTARHHGSISAEHGLGLKKRNYVHFSKPAPALRLMWQIKSLLDPRGILNPYKTLPDRASTD, encoded by the exons gTACTGCAATGCGCGGGGGCTGGCAGTAACCCCGCAGGGGGGAAACACAGGACTGGTGGGGGGTAGCGTCCCAGTCTTCGATGAGATCATCCTGTCCACAGCGCTGCTCAACCAGGTCCTGAGCTTCGACGTTGTGTCTG GAATCCTGACCTGCCAGGCTGGCTGTGTGCTGGAGGCTCTCAGCTCCTTTGTGGGAGAGCAGGACTTTGTCATGCCTCTGGACCTCGGGGCAAAGGGCAGCTGCCACATCGGGGGCAACGTGGCCACCAACGCAGGAGGGCTGAGACTACTGAGATATGGACCACTGAGAGGAACCGTGCTGGGGCTGGAAGTG GTTCTGGCTGACGGCACAGTGCTGGACTCCCAAGCCCCCCTCAGGAAGGACAACACAGGCTACGATCTGAAGCAGCTGTTCATCGGCTCTGAGGGCACGCTGGGGGTCGTAACCGCAGTGTCCATCCTGTGTCCACGCAAACCCAGCGCCGTCAACCTGGCTTTCCTGG GGTGCGCCACTTTCCCACAAGTCCTTGAGACCTTCCAGCTCTgtagaggcatgctgggagaGGTCCTCTCTGCCTTTGAGTTTCTGGACAGTGCCTGTATGAAGCTGGTCCAGGATCACCTCAAACTGACCAATCCCATTAAAG AGAGCCCGTTTTACATTCTGATCGAGACTTCGGGATCCAGCGCTGCCCACGACGAGGAGAAACTGCACCGCTTCCTGCAGGAGGTCATGACCTCTTCCCTGGTGGCTGATGGGACTGTGGCAACGGAAGACAGCAAGATCAAG GCTCTGTGGGCTCTGAGAGAGCGCATCACAGAGGCCCTGACTCACGATGGCTGTGTGTACAAGTATGACCTGTCCCTGCCAGTGCAGCACATCTACCAGCTGGTGGAGGACATGCAGGAGCACCTGGGCACACGGGCCAAGAACGTGGTGGGCTACGGACATCTCG GAGATGGGAACCTGCATCTCAACATCACCTCCCCCTCTCACGACCCCGCCCTCCTCGCTGCCATCGAGCCCTACGTGTACGAGTGGACCGCACGGCATCATGGGAGTATCAGTGCCGAGCACGGCCTGGGGCTGAAGAAGAGGAACTAcgttcacttcagcaagccagccCCCGCCCTGAGACTCATGTGGCAAATCAAGAGCCTGCTGGACCCCAGGGGAATCCTCAACCCCTACAAGACACTGCCAGACCGAGCCAGCACCGACTGA
- the d2hgdh gene encoding D-2-hydroxyglutarate dehydrogenase, mitochondrial isoform X4 encodes MATPIKVLVSCCSGLGPQRKCLRFSGILTCQAGCVLEALSSFVGEQDFVMPLDLGAKGSCHIGGNVATNAGGLRLLRYGPLRGTVLGLEVVLADGTVLDSQAPLRKDNTGYDLKQLFIGSEGTLGVVTAVSILCPRKPSAVNLAFLGCATFPQVLETFQLCRGMLGEVLSAFEFLDSACMKLVQDHLKLTNPIKESPFYILIETSGSSAAHDEEKLHRFLQEVMTSSLVADGTVATEDSKIKALWALRERITEALTHDGCVYKYDLSLPVQHIYQLVEDMQEHLGTRAKNVVGYGHLGDGNLHLNITSPSHDPALLAAIEPYVYEWTARHHGSISAEHGLGLKKRNYVHFSKPAPALRLMWQIKSLLDPRGILNPYKTLPDRASTD; translated from the exons GAATCCTGACCTGCCAGGCTGGCTGTGTGCTGGAGGCTCTCAGCTCCTTTGTGGGAGAGCAGGACTTTGTCATGCCTCTGGACCTCGGGGCAAAGGGCAGCTGCCACATCGGGGGCAACGTGGCCACCAACGCAGGAGGGCTGAGACTACTGAGATATGGACCACTGAGAGGAACCGTGCTGGGGCTGGAAGTG GTTCTGGCTGACGGCACAGTGCTGGACTCCCAAGCCCCCCTCAGGAAGGACAACACAGGCTACGATCTGAAGCAGCTGTTCATCGGCTCTGAGGGCACGCTGGGGGTCGTAACCGCAGTGTCCATCCTGTGTCCACGCAAACCCAGCGCCGTCAACCTGGCTTTCCTGG GGTGCGCCACTTTCCCACAAGTCCTTGAGACCTTCCAGCTCTgtagaggcatgctgggagaGGTCCTCTCTGCCTTTGAGTTTCTGGACAGTGCCTGTATGAAGCTGGTCCAGGATCACCTCAAACTGACCAATCCCATTAAAG AGAGCCCGTTTTACATTCTGATCGAGACTTCGGGATCCAGCGCTGCCCACGACGAGGAGAAACTGCACCGCTTCCTGCAGGAGGTCATGACCTCTTCCCTGGTGGCTGATGGGACTGTGGCAACGGAAGACAGCAAGATCAAG GCTCTGTGGGCTCTGAGAGAGCGCATCACAGAGGCCCTGACTCACGATGGCTGTGTGTACAAGTATGACCTGTCCCTGCCAGTGCAGCACATCTACCAGCTGGTGGAGGACATGCAGGAGCACCTGGGCACACGGGCCAAGAACGTGGTGGGCTACGGACATCTCG GAGATGGGAACCTGCATCTCAACATCACCTCCCCCTCTCACGACCCCGCCCTCCTCGCTGCCATCGAGCCCTACGTGTACGAGTGGACCGCACGGCATCATGGGAGTATCAGTGCCGAGCACGGCCTGGGGCTGAAGAAGAGGAACTAcgttcacttcagcaagccagccCCCGCCCTGAGACTCATGTGGCAAATCAAGAGCCTGCTGGACCCCAGGGGAATCCTCAACCCCTACAAGACACTGCCAGACCGAGCCAGCACCGACTGA
- the d2hgdh gene encoding D-2-hydroxyglutarate dehydrogenase, mitochondrial isoform X3: MWTGSSPYEVLVSCCSGLGPQRKCLRFSGILTCQAGCVLEALSSFVGEQDFVMPLDLGAKGSCHIGGNVATNAGGLRLLRYGPLRGTVLGLEVVLADGTVLDSQAPLRKDNTGYDLKQLFIGSEGTLGVVTAVSILCPRKPSAVNLAFLGCATFPQVLETFQLCRGMLGEVLSAFEFLDSACMKLVQDHLKLTNPIKESPFYILIETSGSSAAHDEEKLHRFLQEVMTSSLVADGTVATEDSKIKALWALRERITEALTHDGCVYKYDLSLPVQHIYQLVEDMQEHLGTRAKNVVGYGHLGDGNLHLNITSPSHDPALLAAIEPYVYEWTARHHGSISAEHGLGLKKRNYVHFSKPAPALRLMWQIKSLLDPRGILNPYKTLPDRASTD; the protein is encoded by the exons GAATCCTGACCTGCCAGGCTGGCTGTGTGCTGGAGGCTCTCAGCTCCTTTGTGGGAGAGCAGGACTTTGTCATGCCTCTGGACCTCGGGGCAAAGGGCAGCTGCCACATCGGGGGCAACGTGGCCACCAACGCAGGAGGGCTGAGACTACTGAGATATGGACCACTGAGAGGAACCGTGCTGGGGCTGGAAGTG GTTCTGGCTGACGGCACAGTGCTGGACTCCCAAGCCCCCCTCAGGAAGGACAACACAGGCTACGATCTGAAGCAGCTGTTCATCGGCTCTGAGGGCACGCTGGGGGTCGTAACCGCAGTGTCCATCCTGTGTCCACGCAAACCCAGCGCCGTCAACCTGGCTTTCCTGG GGTGCGCCACTTTCCCACAAGTCCTTGAGACCTTCCAGCTCTgtagaggcatgctgggagaGGTCCTCTCTGCCTTTGAGTTTCTGGACAGTGCCTGTATGAAGCTGGTCCAGGATCACCTCAAACTGACCAATCCCATTAAAG AGAGCCCGTTTTACATTCTGATCGAGACTTCGGGATCCAGCGCTGCCCACGACGAGGAGAAACTGCACCGCTTCCTGCAGGAGGTCATGACCTCTTCCCTGGTGGCTGATGGGACTGTGGCAACGGAAGACAGCAAGATCAAG GCTCTGTGGGCTCTGAGAGAGCGCATCACAGAGGCCCTGACTCACGATGGCTGTGTGTACAAGTATGACCTGTCCCTGCCAGTGCAGCACATCTACCAGCTGGTGGAGGACATGCAGGAGCACCTGGGCACACGGGCCAAGAACGTGGTGGGCTACGGACATCTCG GAGATGGGAACCTGCATCTCAACATCACCTCCCCCTCTCACGACCCCGCCCTCCTCGCTGCCATCGAGCCCTACGTGTACGAGTGGACCGCACGGCATCATGGGAGTATCAGTGCCGAGCACGGCCTGGGGCTGAAGAAGAGGAACTAcgttcacttcagcaagccagccCCCGCCCTGAGACTCATGTGGCAAATCAAGAGCCTGCTGGACCCCAGGGGAATCCTCAACCCCTACAAGACACTGCCAGACCGAGCCAGCACCGACTGA